The Oncorhynchus clarkii lewisi isolate Uvic-CL-2024 chromosome 12, UVic_Ocla_1.0, whole genome shotgun sequence genome segment ACATTTATGGGACcttttatttcagcacatgaaacatgggaccaatactttactttttgtgtttatattgtttttCATGGATATAATTATGTAATGCATAATTTATTACAGTTTTAGGAGCATTTTAATAAATTTAGTGAATAAATAATTAAGTGTAGAAATAAGCAGGTTGTTCAGAAGATAATGGATTGAATTTATTGATCAATTGAATACATGAATACACACTACTGTTGAAACATTATTCtacatgtattttatttaacctttatttaactaggcaagtcagttaagaacaaattcttatttacaatgacggcgtaCACCCgccaaactcggacgacgctTGGCCATTTGTGCgccactctatgggactcccaatcacgtgtgatacagtctggattcgaaccaggttgtctgtagtgatgcctcgtGGTCGAAGACTGAGATGGTCTTAGAACACTGCTCCACTTTATTCCACTTTTATCTGGAACTGGATAGGAGGGAGATGAAATATGGCATATTGTTGCTTTATGGTGTTTTTTCATTGGCCCTAAATGAGAAAAGATCTTTCCACAGACAgacataaggtttctctccagtgtgtgttcgctggtgtgaaTTCAGTGTCCCTGATTGACtgaatctcttcccacactgatcacagctataaggcttctttccagtgtgtgttcgctggtgtctATTCAGGGGGGAAGCTCGagcaaagctctttccacactAATTCCaactataaggcttctctccagtgtgtgttcgctggtgtctATTCAGGGGGGAAGCTCGagcaaagctctttccacactgatcacATCTATAAGGCTTCACTCCAGTGTGTGTTTTCTGGTGTGTAGTCAGCTCTCCTGACCGAGCAAAGCATTTCCCACACCGATCAcaactataaggtttctctccactGTGTATCCGCTGGTGTATAGTTCGTTTTTCTGAAACAGAAAAGCACTTTCCACACAGAtgacagctataaggcttctctccagtgtgtacacGCTGGTGTATAGTTATGGCTCCTGCACTAACAAAACCTTTCCCACAATCAAGGCAGGGGTAAGGCCTCTCCCCTGTATGAATTCTCAGATGAAATTTTAAGGTGTGAGAAGcagtgaaactcttcccacactgtgAGCAtctgtaaggtttctctcctgtattGCTTCTTCTGTGTACTTTAAGACACCCTGGACacgtgaaactcttcccacactgagagcagctatacggtttctctcctgtatggATTCTCAGGTGATATTTTAAAGTGTTAGATGCagcaaaactctttccacactgagagcagtagtacggtttctctcctgtatggATTCTTAGATTATATTTTAAGGTGTTAGATGCAGCAAAAGAGTTCCCGCATTGAGGGCAGCGGTATGGTTTCCCTCAGGTGTGATTCCGCTGGTGAATTAAGGACCTTTGTGTAGTGAATCGCTTCCCAAAGTCAGAGCAGTAGTGGTGAGGTTTATTCCCTGTACGTCTCTGCTGGGGTTTCTTGAGATGTTCTGATCTGGTGAGATTATTCTCTGTCTCGTCAGCATCATGATGATACTGAGAGAAACAAAGACATTGAATAACTAGGTTTTGGAAATATGGGTCCCTAAACAAATATTAtcataaatatacagtatattttgtATCTATCAATTAACAGAAGTTGCAGAAGCAGATTGTAGTCTAATCCACACACCCCATTGTTCTTACTTGATGAAATCAAatctccatctccttccttcTCGTGTCCCCCTCTTGAAGTTCTACTCTGCCCTGGTGTTTTCCTGCAGTCGACCAGCCACACAGACACCCTCTTCAGATTTAGCAGTAAGGCCTACTGGGAGAGTTACGACCCTGGCACTCTGGCAGGGTGGAGGGGGATGAGCTAGCTCTGTCCTGGTGAACGCAGGAGGTATTGTACATAGAAAATAATTTCAGCACTTTGGAAgtggtatatatattttttactcttAGTACAAATGTCAAAACTGATAACACTTGTAACGCCCCCTGTCTTATGTTCAGAACCTTTGATTGAGCATTCAGTGGAGTTGACCACAACTCTCACCACTGAGCTAATCTTGATTAATCCAGAACTAAAGTCTCACGTAATTGGTCAGCTGCTCGACGAAGTTCTGGGTTCATACGTGTTAGGAGGAGAGATTAGGAGATGTAGAACAAGGAGCAGAACCGCAACGAGGAGCTCCACCCTCTCAAAATACGGGCCTTGACACACTGCCGGGACTTGAGGTAGGCCTATACAAACAGTCTAATACATATTTAGGAAGGAATCAAGAAATATTAGTAAAAGAAAAAACATTCAAAAGAGTCAAAATAACAGAATAGCATATTCTGTGTTTAAAGGTAGACTCCGCGATATGAAGTAGGCTAGATGcacaaagtaaacagcatagtgggtgaATTGCCGCAATTACCCAGAGCATTGTGTGCGATAGGCTAGAAGGTTACTTTGTTGAAGGACAAAATATCCCAACAAGTTAATTACCGCCATGATTTATTTTGTCCAGCTGTTCAAATGTAACGCATTGATGTGGAAGATGAAAGATTATGAAAACTAGACCAATACATTTTATACAGTAGAGCTATAGGCTACTGTTAGTTAACCAAACTCACTTTTTTATACCACACAGCAGAGATATAATGTTAAAAGTTAACTGAACGTATAATTGTATACAGCTGAGCTATTCACTACTGTTAAAAAGCAGCCAAACTTACCAAATTCATCAAGGAAGCTACTGTTTCTTCACATGACAAGAAATGTGTAGGCAACAGTTATTCCTTTGTCATAGCGTTCAGATAAACATTATACCAGAGCAATCAAACATCTAATTAAATATCAGAAAACGATTTAAATTGTGACAAATAAACGTCTCATGTAGGCTGACCTTACTTCAGAAAAATTATTTGCAAAGAGATTACCTGATCTATAAGTCAAGAAAACGTTCAACACCCTTTTCAAGAATCCTGTTGTCTGCTACCGCCTACTTTTACCCAAGAGCCACTTGGAACACAacgttctcttcttcttcttcgatgGGGTTTAACGGCGGTTGGTATCCAATGTTAATGGCACATTATCGCCACCAGCTGGTAGTGGCATTGAAAAAAAAAACCATGGGATATGGGAAAAATGATATCATACCAAATAAAACACGTCAACTAAGAACCAATCCCACTTATTCAATCACAGTCCACTCCAAAATACATCCATACACAGGCTCAGGGTTCCGTGATGGCCATACATTCACTGACTCAgcacaaccccccccaaaaacgtTCTGCGGCATTCACGATTCATTCCAATGTTCTTAGATTTCTTCTCCGCTTGTGCTGTACAGTTTCAGACACACTGGACACTACTTACCCTTGCCACCTCAttctccttcaccctaacaggACACTACTTACTCTTGCCACCTCAttctccttcaccctaacaggacactacttacccttaccaccacattctccttcaccctaacaggACACTACTTACCCTTGTCACCTCAttctccttcaccctaacaggACACTACTTACTCTTGCCACCGCAttctccttcaccctaacaggACACTCCAGGAATTCAGGCACATGTTCACCTCCACAGTTGCAGCATTTCCATTAATTTGGCATACAATACTCTTCCCTTCTGCACACACTTGACAAATGACCAAATCTTTTACATGTATGACACTGCTTGTGCACTAAAGCTCTTACAGGTTATCTCATGAATCCTAACTTTATATGAGAAGGGAGAGACTCTTCATCATAGAACAGTAGCAAGGATGAAGTTCATTTATTTTCTCTATGAGGACAATGTGCTGCCCGGCAGTGGCGGATCACCTGGGGCCTCTGGTCAAGGAGTGTTTCACTGATTCCCAGGTTGCTAAAGACGACAAGCGTGTTGACAAATTACCCAATGTTCATGATACTTTTCTGGTCCAACAATGTGAGGGTGCAAAAACATACAAAGTGGGAATGCAGCTGATTCATTTGCTCAACTGCTCAGGCACCTATAATCACATTAATTAATTACAGCAAACGAAGCAATACATGTGACAGACacaagaggggaaaaaaaactgCCTTGATTTATTTGTCTTGAATTCTACTTTAGCACGACAGCCATGAAACTGAGACATAGGTCTTGAGGAATGGAACTAGCCTGGATGCCAGTTGCTTTCTGCTCTCTTACCAACACCTTGTGGAATTGCTATGTCaaatgtttggcttgacaatgagtTGGAAAgagcagatctgggaccaggctagaatgGATCTATAGAGTGATGATGATTTAGTATTTGGTATTTGATtagaatccccattagctgttgcaaaagcagcagctactcttcctggggtccatgaTGGTGTTACTACTGGTGTACGGACCAACCCATCTCACCTACTCAACTCTCAACTAATATCAATTGTCTATTTAGCTTAGCCATTGGTTATTGTTGTCCTTTCTCTTTGGCAAATGGCCAACGTGCATAAAGATGGCAGAATTCAGATATGGCATAATTGTTTTAGCACTATCTACTGTGTTTCAAAACTATGGCGCCCGACATGTTTTAGTGTGCCATTAAATCAGCTTTTAGGACCTTTTAGGATTTTCAAAAGGGCCACCACCTTGAAGCTAAAATCGGGATCATGTATATTGTGCTAATGACAAAAGCAATGTACAATACGGCAAACACAGGGAAAACAAGGAATTTGTGGTAAGTGCAATGTTTACGCACCGCCACTATTTAGACAAGCCGACATGGACTGGTTGAGGACTTATGCTCCACAGAGAGCGAAGAGGAGCGGGTGAGTAACTCCACAATCTGGCTGCAGTGGATTACTTTAAAGTGGTGTCTGAAATTCGATGGCAGCAGGGTATGTGCAAAGTTCTAGACTGATCCAATAAACCattgcattactgttcaaaatgttgtatcaagtctgcccaaatgtgtctaattggtttattgatacattttcaagtacaaaactgtgcactctcctcaaagaatagcatggtattctttcactgttactgtaaattggacagtgcagttagattaacaggaATTTCAGCTTTCTggccatatcagatatgtctatgtcctgggaaatctTCCTGTTACTTCaaacgtcatgctaatcacattagctgaACCGTCCCATtgtagggacaccgatcccatagaGGTTTTAAAGTTGTGACTGAAATggcccatattccctatataagtGCACAAATATGAGTATTTTTCTTAGAGCACTATACAGAGAATATGATGCCATTTCAGAAACATACTCATATTGGTAGATAAGAAATACTAGGGGAAAAGTCTCTCTTCTTGCAGAATGTGAAAAACTTaaaaggcaggcagagagagagaaaaaatagagTTGGCCCTTTTAGTGATGTATCAAATGTCTTAGAGAatgagtactgatctaggatcaggtcctgcCTGTGTGATCTTATTCATTGCGatctaaaaggccaaactgatcctaaGTCAGCACTCCTGCTTTGAGACGCTTGATACATGGCCccggaaggagaggagagggtacagCAGTAGTTAAACCAAGTCAAATGATCTTGAAACATGTTGATAACATTCATACATTATTATGTGAGATGTGTCAATCTGTAACCGTCCTGTTGCAATGTCTGTACACCTTGAACACCTGTACAGATAACCATCTCTTACATGTAATAAAATAGACCTGCAttagatggtgtaggtagaccGGTGACAATCACAGCTTCATGACAGATATAGTATAGACATGTAGTTGAATTGAAAGTCGCTCTTGCATTTAAACATacagggctggtttcccagacacagaataAGTCCTGGTCTCAAAACCTATTTTAATGGTGATTCTCTATTGAAAGTGTTTGTTAGTCCAGGACTACGAttcatctgtgtccaggaaaACCGTCCAGAAGAGATATTATGACCAAACCAGTTTGGCTGTGGCTTCACCTGGGTGGCGTCCCAAatgctctatgggccctggccaaaagtagtctACTATAAAGGGCccattgggtcctggtcaaaagtagtgcactataaagggaatagggtgccattttaggaTGCAAATCTCTTTCTTCTAttcatccctcttttctctccctccgtcaCATTCCACTCACTGTATCGCTGGTTAAATGAAACGTGAGCAAAGCTACTGTATGAATCATTACATGGGCTAGACAGTAATGTATAATGCTTTATAGCGTcctttataatgcattataatacaCTAATAATGTTTTGTTACCAACTGACCCTTGAGTTTCCAGGGACAGACACAAACAGGGATCCTGGGTCACGTTCATTAGGGCACTTAACGGAAAAGGTTTTGCAATGAAAAACGTTAATGAGCgtgtcttattggacaagtcGGACAagtgggcagcaggtagcctagtggttagagccagtaaccgaaaggttgctggatcgaatccccgaactgataaggtcaaatctgtcattctgtccctgaacgaGGTAGTTCCTCGGTAggctttcattgtaaataagaatttgttcttaactgacttgcctagttaaatatatatatataattttaagTCCAGATAGTTTCACCCTCATTTCAGTACTTTCCCCCCCTATTCATACCTAAGGAACATGACCCTCATGGATCTATGCTGTAACAGATCCACTACATTAACATGACAAACAGTGTTCTCCGCCTTATATTTCAGTAATGTAGACCCAACACAGGGGTGACCTGAAACGTAAATGCAGGTACAGTAGATGTATTTTCAACATTGATCTATATAGGTGGTGCTACTAACAGGCTCCTACAACGCTCGGCTGAAATGGCACTCTTATCAGGTTTTGTTCAGTACAAAAAAATGTGTTCCAATTTTCACGGCTTCAAACCCTAAATACATCTACTTTAGAGCTTCTCAACTGGCCTAAAAATTCTAATAGAGGAAGTGCATTTTGAACAGATGTGGAGGTCTTCATTGACCAGAGAGAGGACCCTTACCAAAAAAGATTGCCATTAGAGTGCAGTTTAACTGCAGTTTGCTGCAAAGACAGCAAACTGAACCTATAACTGAGGTTCAACTGCAGTATAACTGAGGTTCAACTGCAGTATAACTGAGGTTCaactgcagtacactgcagtTATTTTGTAAGtactgcatccaaaataccaCAGGTGACTGCAGTTACTgtacttttactgcagtttcaaaacggcAACCTTTTTTTGTAAGGAGAGGAGTAACTAACGTTACAAAGAACTGTGAAACAGACACATAACAGTGTTACCAAGTTGTAAGCAGAGCCCTATATATTATAACATACATAGATTTCAACAGGGCTCTGGCTCTAATGATCTGttatgtaagggataatcaaccagaggctatgcgttctatggaaaataatgaacgatgtggaaggtgtgttccaGCTGACTTTCCACTTTTCCAGTATGCATAGAGCCCcaagttgattatcccttttataccagggctataattgaacacatttgctgctagaaatgtgttaattcgccagtagaaatgtgtttaacatccactgaagtagctagcaagtttactagacaGCGACAGTggttgccttggtaaccaaacaaactgacttgctagtttagcGAACCAAGCCATCAGTCCTAGCTCGACattatgaaaatcgaattcaaacaggccaataatgttttcaattgaacttttgctttcaaaagcaacTCAAACATATAATATGTAAGAACGAACCTTTCTATCGTGCAAATATACCGTGAGTTATACGGAaataatgcacgctctagaatgcccttcaagccaatcagaaacacaTATTCAATGCTATGGTATAACatcataataataaaaaaaaattatcccTGAACTAAAACATCAGCAAGACCGTCCACCTTCCTGTGGCTTTGTCAAGGGGGCACAGTAAGTTCCGCAGTACCCCCACCCCTATTCCTCTGTCATTTGTAAAGGGGGGGTTGTCTTCATCTTTGAACCCCCACAGAGAGCAGCTTCCTGTGGGGCGGTCATCAGCCGTTATTCAATGGCTCCAGGGAAGCACTGTAACACTGTTCTAGAAGATCCAACCAGCCGATGAGCAAGCAGATGGAGGACCAAAGCAGCCAATGAGAGAGCAGCAATGAGACCAAGTctgtcatttttttcatttttttttgtctctTTTTCCATTTTCCCCAAATGACTTGACGCTACTGAACGTCAATGGTGATTTGAGCAAAGAAGTTATTAATAATTGTCATAAGTGTAGATGTTATATATCTCTAAGACACATCTATATTATCAGTCACATACGGCTTGGTTGTGGTCCTCTCGGGACTCTGTCATCATTCCTAcagctatctctctgtctctctctggagtAATAATACAAAGTTAGAGAAGGAACCATTTAAGGTgtttgtctgcatcccaaatggcaccctgttccctatgttttccactattgttgaccagggcacatagggacTAGGCTGTCATTTGGAATGTAGATGTTGTGTCACTACGATACAAGGCATTGGCTCATACAGGGTCATCAGGTTCTTGAGATCCCAGGTCTGAACACCTGGTAGTCGTACTAGGAGAGGAGGTATACTCCTTCCTGTCATGGAGAAGACCCCTTCAATCCTCCTTTCACTGCCTCTCTCCATCTTCACTGCTCCCTGTGAGACAAGAGAAGAGGATTCGTTAGCGCAGATGTGACGTTTTCCCTTTTCACACTGTCGTGTCGACCTGAGCTGTACTGACCTGGTAACATAGTGTCCAGGCTAGCTGTACTGACCTGGTAACATAGTGTCCAGGCTAGCTGTACTGACCTGGTAACATAGTGTCCAGGCTAGCTGTACTGACCTGGTAACATAGTGTCCAGGCTAGCTGTACTGACCTGGTAACATAGTGTCCAGGCTAGCTGTACTGACCTGGTAACATAGTGTCCAGGCTAGCTGTACTGACCTGGTAACATAGTGTCCAGGCTAGCTGTACTGAGCTGGTTACGTAGTGTCCAGGCTAGCTGTACTGACCTGGTAACATAGTGTCCAGGCTAGCTGTACTGACCTGGTAACATAGTGTCCAGGCTAGCTGTACTGACCTGGTAACATAGTGTCCAGGCTAGCTGTACTGACCTGGTAACATAGTGTCCAGGCTAGCTGTACTGACCTGGTAACATAGTGTCCTGTTCACAACACTGAGCCCAGGCTAGCTGTACTGAGCTGGTAACATAGAGTCCTGTTCACAACACTGAGCCCAGGCTAGCTGTACTGAGCTGGTAACATAGAGTCCTGTTCACAACACTGAGCCCAGGCTAGCTGTACTGAGCTGGTAACATAGTGTCCTGTTCACAACACTGAGCCCAGGCTAGCTGTACTGAGCTGGTAACATAGAGTCCTGTTCACAACACTGAGCCCAGGCTAGCTGTACTGAGCTGGTTACGTAGAGTCCTGTTCACAACACTGAGCCCAGGCTAGTTGTACAGGCTAGTCCTGTTCACAACACTGAGCCCAGGCTAGCTGTACTGTGCTGCTCTTTCTTTTGACAGTACATTGTCCACTCCAGCAGCTATGGTGGATGCATAACAACACCAGCTCAGTACAGCTCCCCTGGGCTCAGTGTTGTGAACCAGGACCTTCTGTAACCAGCTCAGTACAACAGTCCCCACGAAGCGAACggacccatcgctccacaaagcTAGCCGCGGCTCCTTGTTGTGCAACAGGAACTACTACGTAAGGTCTCAGAGCTAGTGGGTCACTGATGTGAACAGGACACTATTTACCAGCtcactaagctagccgtttcagtATTGTGAACAGGATCATAACAACACCAGCTCAGTACAGCTAGCCTGGGCTCAGTGTTGTGAACAGGACTCTACGTAACCAGCTCAGTACAGCTAGCCTGGGCTCAGTATTGTGAACAGGACTCTACGTAACCAGCTCAGTACAGCTAGCCTGGGCTCAGTATTGTGAACAGGACTCTACGTAACCAGCTCAGTACAGCTAGCCTTGGCTCAGTGTTGTGAACAGGACACTATGTTACCAGCTCAGTACAGCTAGCCTGGGCTCAGTATTGTGAACAGGACTCTACGTAACCAGCTCAGTACAGCTAGCCTGGGTTCAGTATTGTGAACAGGACTCTACCTAACCAGGTCAGTACAGCTAGCCTGGGCTCAGTATTGTGAAAACAGGACACTACGTAACCAGGTCAGTACAGCTAGGCTGGGCTCAGTATTGTGAACAGGACACTAGtgactactacagtactgtagtaccAGGGGAGTGTTTAACAGGACACTAGtgactactacagtactgtagtaccAGGGGAGTGTTTAACAGGACACTAgtgactactacagtactacaataCCAGGGGAGTGTTTAACAGGACACTAgtgactactacagtactatagtaccAGGGGTGTGTTCAACAGGACACTAgtgactactacagtactactacagtaccaggGGTGTGTTCAACAGACTACTACAGTACCAGGGGAGTGTTCAACAGGACACTAGTGTACTACAGTACCAGGGGTGTGTTCAACAGGACACTAGTGACTACTACAGTACCAGGGGAGTGTTTAACAGGACACTAgtgactactacagtactacagtaccagGGGTGTGTTCAACAGGACACTAGTGACTACTACAGTACCAGGGGAGTGTTCAACAGGACACTAgtgactactacagtactacagtaccagGGGAGTGTTCAACAGGACACTAGTGACCACTACAGTACCAGGGGAGTGTTCAACAGGACACTAGTGACTACTACAGTACCAGGGGAGTGTTCAACAGGACACTAgtgactactacagtactacagtaccagGGGAGTGTTCAACAGGACACtagtacagtactactactacagtactataataCCAGGGGAGTGTTCAACAGGACACTAgtgactactacagtactatagtaccAGGGGAGTGTTCAACAGGACACTAGTGACTACTACAGTACCAGGGGAGTGTTCAACAGGACACTAGTGACTACTACAGTACCAGGGGAGTGTTCAACAGGACACTAGTGACTACTACAGTACCAGGGGTGTGTTCAACAGGACACTAGTGACTACTACAGTACCAGGGGTGTGTTCAACAGGACACTagttactactacagtaccaggGGTGTGTTCAACAGGACTGACCTCCAGAGTTCATGTCTGGATTGGGGACGTGTGTGATGGAGAAGCGGGAGCGGGACACGCTGAAGCGGGAGAACTgtgatgctgctgttactgctaccGGCTTGTCCTCGGGAGGCTTGTCCTTGGGAGGCTTGGCAGCAGGGACCGGGATGGGATCGAAGACCGGTGGCTCAGCTGTAGACGGGCTGGACAACGGGCTGGTCATCAATGGGATGTCATCCTCCCACTCAAACCCACCACCTgaatatgcgcacacacacacacacatacacacgatacacacacacacacacacgatacacacacacacacacacacacacacacacacacacacacacacacacacacacacacacacacacacacacacacacacacacacacacacacacacacacacacacacacacacacagaggagagggggtttAGAACTGATACAGTATACCTAACTGTAGCTTGTGGATTCCCTTAGGGATCCATTCTTAACCCTCTTGGTCTCTTACTGTTCTTGTATCCCTCAGGGATCCATTCTTAATCCTCTTGGTCTCTAACTGTTCTTGTATCCCTCAGGGATCCATTCTTAACACTCTTGGTCTCTAACTGTTCTTGTATCCCTCAGGGATCAATTCTTAATCCTCTTGGTCTCTAACTGTTCTTGTATCCCTCAGGGATCCATTCTTAACACTCTTGGATCTCTAATCCTCTTGTTCTTGTATCCCTCAGGGATCCATTCTTAATCCTCTTGGTCTCTAACTGTTCTTGTATCCCTCAGGGATCCATTCTTAACACTCTTGGTCTCTAACTGTTCTTGTATCCCTCAGGGATCCATTCTTAATCCTCTTGGTCTCTAACTGTTCTTGTATCCCTCAGGGATCCATTCTTAACACTCTTGGTCTCTAACTGTTCTTGTATCCCTCAGGGATCCATTCTTAACACTCTTGGTCTCCTCTTGTATCCCTCAGGGATCCATTCTTAACACTCTTGGTCTCTAACTGTTCTTGTATCCCTCAGGGATCCATTCTTAACACTCTTGGTCTCTAACTGTTCTTGTATCCCTCAGGGATCCATTCTTAACACTCTTGGTCTCTAACTGTTCTTGTATCCCTCAGGGATCCATTCTTAACACTCTTGGTCTCTAACTGTTCTTGTATCCCTCAGGGATCCATTCTTAACACTCTTGGTCTCTAACTGTTCTTGTAACTGAAATTATTTTTCACTCTTACCTTCTTCTGACATGTTGCCATCAGAGTCCTCTGAGGCGTGTGGTGCCCTGCCCGGGGGGTGGAGGTGGTGGCCCATGGTGGGGTGGGGCTGGAGGTCCGGTTGGGGGTTCTCCCCGCCTGAGGCCTGGCCGCTGGACTCTGCTCCTGGGGGAAACGTGAAGTCAGCCAGCTCTCCTGTGGGGCTCTCCTGGAGGTGAAAGAGAAATCAGTCAGAAAGTCTCAAATACATCTACCAGTATAGAAAACAATAATTCAACTGGCCCAACACCACTTTTATGTTGTGTGACTGCTTATAAATTATTTGTGATGCATCTATGCAGTGGTTATAAAGACTATGAATGCTCTATAATGCGTGGTGCCTTTTTAAAAATCCAGAATGAAGTATTGCCATTAATTAACCATAGTGATGTCACTATGCTTGCAGAGTGACTGACCTGGTCGAACAGGAAGACGGTGACGTCATCAAAGAAGGACACGGCTTTCTTCTTCCTGTCCAGCTCGTCACAGAAGGACTGTGTGAGGAGCGTAGGCATCTTGAGGAGGCTGCGGAGGTTTCTGGCCCCACTACTATCGCTCACCACCACCGGCACCCCCATCACCTAGTCAAGTCAAGTGAGTCAGTCACAACACACTTCACATCAGTGTGTCTTAATCCTGGGCCTGGGAACCCAAAGTGGAGCACAATGTAGTTTTTAACCGTAGCATttacacacctgattccactatTCATGATGAGTTGATTAGTTGAATTAACTGTGTTAGTACCTGGCCAGAA includes the following:
- the LOC139422592 gene encoding zinc finger protein 79-like — translated: MTESREDHNQAYHHDADETENNLTRSEHLKKPQQRRKPYRCPQCGNSFAASNTLKYNLRIHTGEKPYYCSQCGKSFAASNTLKYHLRIHTGEKPYSCSQCGKSFTCPGCLKVHRRSNTGEKPYRCSQCGKSFTASHTLKFHLRIHTGERPYPCLDCGKGFVSAGAITIHQRVHTGEKPYSCHLCGKCFSVSEKRTIHQRIHSGEKPYSCDRCGKCFARSGELTTHQKTHTGVKPYRCDQCGKSFARASPLNRHQRTHTGEKPYSWN